The DNA sequence GCCAGTGATCTGCTGAAGGAGGCCACATGGGGGCATGAAGCTGGAGAGGGGGGGATCCACCCCTGCACTAAGAACTGCCCCAGTCTTTTAGCCAGGCTTGATATGCAGACCCCTGCCCAATTGCCCCGGCAACTCAGCTTTGCCTCCAAGTGACCAGGCAGGACTCATTGAGAAAAGTTGGCCGTGACTAGAGGATACCTCAGCCTCAAAGcccagaacagcagcagctgctgctgccacccagcaAAACGAAGGATGCACAACTtcctggggagaaagagaggctgAGGTGGGATGGGGCAGATTCGTGGCTTGAAAGGGGGATTTAGACAAATTCACTGAGGACAAGGCTTTTGATGGCTACAGTTGTGCAGTACTTCCATTGCCAGAGGTAAGAAGCCTTCGTGTGCCAATTGCTGGGGAACACAAGGGCCAGAGAGTGGTGTGTGCTCCTGTCCTGCTTGAAGATGCCCCACAGGAGTCTGACTGGACAACGCTATGAAGAGAGGATATTGGGcaagatgggcctgatcctgcttcagggctcttcttaaggtaaaagtaaagggacccctgaccattaggtccagttgtgtccaactctggggttgtggcgctcatctcgtgttactggctgaaggagccggcgtacagcttctgggtcatgtggccagcatgactaagccgtttctggtgaaccagagcagtgcacggaaacactgtttaccttcccgccggagcggtacctatttatctacttgcactttgacgtgctttcgaactgctaggtggccaggagctgggacggagcaatgggagctcaccccgtcgtggggatttgaaccactgaccttatgatcggcaagccctaggctctgttgtttaacccacagtgccacccgcatcccatgggCTCTTTTTAGTTGCCCATAAAAACTAGCGGCAGGGGCTTGGTGCACAATGTCCTGGGTTCAGATCCTGGAGGcacttcttaagcagagcttaaAGGACAAGAGAGGGCTTCCTCTGACAGTAGAGGAGCAGAACCCAGTAGAGGAGTAAGCTAGGCAGGCCTCTCAGTGTGGGGGTCTCAGGACAGGAAGGAGGGGTGACCTGGGGAGGTGAGGCTGCAGCTGCCAATACTGGAGGCGGCCTCCCCGTGGGAAGGAGTTAAGACAGACCAAAACACCAATGAAGCAGAATGAGAAGAAAAGAGGAGTTAATGACCAGCTTCTCCCGATCTTCTATGGACTGGAGGTATTGCTCTTTGCCTTGCTTGGACTCGTCCTTCTTTTTCAAATACGGCTGGATGGCTTTGTACTGGGCATAGAAGTTGCTCAAGTCCTGGAATGGGGGAAAGCATTTGTTGAGTGCAACTGACTCAAGAAGGGGCAAAGGCTGGGCCCAGTTGGACAGCCCCCTACGTCTCAAAGCCCCTCACCCCCGTACAAGGGCAGAGGGCCATCTCAGGTACAAAAACTTGGCACCCCAATACATTCTGCTTTCTTTCCTTCGTTCTCCTGCTTCCAGAGAAATAACATTACCTTCTGCCAACTGGGCTTACAAAGAAGGTGCGAACTTACCGGTACAAGATCCTTCACCACATACATGTGTGGGAGAGGGTATATTTTGGCGACCTTGCCCAGGTCGGTGTCAATCTTCGTGGTACAGGCCAAACTGTTCCCTCCACCAATGTTCATTGCGCAGGAGCCACAGATGCCTAGGACAAGGAGAAGACAAGTCACAACAGGGCCGGCGGCTCACTGCCTCCCGCCATAGGAATACAGAAAGCTGCCTCACATCAAGTCAGGCCATGGGTTCATTATCAGCACAACGTCTCTCcaaatttcaggcaggggtccctCTCAGACTGACTGAGAgttgctggggactgaacctgggaccttatgcatgcaaagctgatgctctgccactgaaataAGGCCCTTCCCTGCTCCTACTCAAAATCTCCACCTTCCTACATCTAAGATCCTCACGTCAAAgctgttttaatttttcaaaaacgAAGCATTGCTTCTCTTTCCACAAAGCCTCTTAAAAAGCAGTTAATCTTGTGGCAATTTGAAGAGACAGTGCAAACTGTTTCAACATTTGTTTGCTTCCTGTTTTACAACAGGCCTAAGCGGAGAGGGTATGTTATTAAACAGAGCTATTTATAGCCACGTTATGTATGCCAATTACAGATCTAATTATAAACAACAGAGAACTCTTGTCCCAAAGAGCTTTGGGGTTATATCCAAAGCTATTTTTTTCTGGGCAGTCATGGGTCTGTCCCAGCATACTTTcctcaacctgatgccttccatatgttttagaccagaggttcccaattggtggtccatgCACCCCAGGGGGTCTGCATAACCCACCCTGGGGTCCATGGCAGCATTCACATACAATAattaccatagagatatcaacattttcaaaagcctgTGGCTTTTGAATTGAAAACTGCTGCTATAGACTACAGCTACCATCATCAGCCTCAGTCATGGCCATGGGGTCGGAGGATGCTGAAGCTGATAGgagttagtcctactcagagtagccccatgAAAATTAATACTCATTATcagcttaggtccattaattgcaatgggcCTATGCTGACTAAAACTTAGCTGGATTCAACCATTGATCTTTTAAGCAATTCTGATTCCTAAGTCTGGTTGGACGAGCTTTAACCATCTCAACTTCAAAACTTGCAAAAGCTGCCATGTGTTGATTTCAGAATTTGGCCTCTTCACAAGGTTTTAGCAGGTGATGGAGAGAGGTGACTCTCTCCTAGTTTAGGTCAACGTAAATCAAGTTGTTCAAATGCTCCGACAGCAGAAAGGCTGTGATGTGAACAGGTAGGAGGTGGGTCTTGCCTTGACCATCAATCACCTGAGCCCACCTTGGCTTCTCAGAAGACAGAAAATAGGGCACAAGTTTACCTTCTCTGCAGGACCTGCGGAAGGTCAGGGTGGAGTCCATTTCATTCTTAATCTTGATCAGGGCATCAAGAACCATCGGTCCACATCTAGAAAGTGAAACACCAAGTTCTCTGGTCATCTCTAAGCCCACTATTCTCCTTCCTTagatggtcccccccccactccacagaTGTTCTTAAAGCAAAGGAAATGGGTTAAAGCAGAGGAAATATGTCACCGCATTACCACAACAAGGTCACAACCTGTCCAAGCCACCAAATATGATGCCAGGTCACTGCTAGCAGCAGCAATtcacatgcttttaaaaagcaggcaGCTGCTCTGAAGGGAAGCCCAGCTGGAGACATGCTACATTTCTGGCCTGACTTAACTTGCAGCTGTGCTGAAGGTGCCTGCTACAAATTTCCCATGCTGTGatgaatgcaaaaaataaaataaaaaatccttccagtagcaccttagagaccaacaaagtttgttgggtctctaaggtgctactggaaggaatgtttttatttttttgttttgttttgactatggcagaccaacatggctacctacctgtaactgtgatgAATGCCTCCGTTTTGGGTTACCAAACTGGAGGCACCTTCATCTTTGTGCCTCAACAACTGATACAAACACCCTTTGCTTGCTGCCACTGATTGCTATACAGCCCTCCCCTCGCTCAATGGATCGCCTTGTTGGTCAGAGAAAtgaacaaaaatggaagcaaggcCAGACAGTAGAAAGCAAGGCTGCCTTTTCTTTATTGGCCGTTCCGTTTCCAAACAGAGTCCCTCCCCGTTACCCCGCCTTGTGAGAGAGGCGAGAAGCCCCAAGCAAAGGTGTGCAACATCTTTTAAAACCTCAGAAAGTATTCACCCCCCTTTTACTGAAAGACCACTCCAAAACGCCACAGATACATCACAAGTCTGTCAGTCGAGACGCCTGACAATACCTGATAATTGCCCTTCCTGGCCTGGCCTGAAATGGTAGATACCTTGACACCAGAATCCATTGTCAAATACCTTTCTCTTTTATACATAGATACTGGCTCTTTTGACAAGTCCTCAGGAAGAATTTCCTGCTATGTGACTGGAGAGGGTCTTTGGGGTTGACTACAGGCTAAACTTAGCCTTGGACttgctctgtgtttttgtttcattcttgTGATTTATAGGAGATGCTTTGGGTGGGTGCAATTTTGTTTGAAAGCAAAAGGAGATATTTGGGATTATGCATTTATGTATATATACTCCTGGCTGTGTGtgctaaaaaaaattgtgcaacATGATGCAAAGCAGCACCCAAGGGTGGGCAACATCCCTTGGCGGAGGGGTCTTGTCCAGCCCCTTCTTCAAGGCGCTACTCACTTGTTCAGATCAACTTCATACGTCTGCATACGAGGTTTCTCCCCGGGGTTGTCTGGGTTCCACCGATATATTGCAAACTTCTTAATGCGGGCGGCAGTCTGTGTGTCaggcgcggcggcggcagcagctgcgtGTGCCCTGCGGCAAACCTGTACaccaaggaagaaggaaagaagaccCGAGCCCTGAGCAAGGGGCATGCACAGCAGGGCAGACAGTTCCATCTCTGAGACAAGTGTGCGTTGGGGCCAGCCAGAGTTAACTACCATCGGCATTATGTCTCTTTTGCactgcaggtgggggtggggacttggACTGAGGGTGCGATGCTTGAAGCAATACAGACACAGTTAGTAGGGGCCCCTTACCCTCCTCCATTGCCTGGTAGGCTATGGCTGCTGCTCTCTCCTTCCCGCAGCATTTGATGGtgggtgctttccccccccccattcgagAGTGGAgacatgggagccaactcctaggggtcaaggtcccttcgctccccccccccagtcgatGAGAATTGCCATTTAATGCCCCCtccaaattttattaaatttggcAGCCCTGGGCAGAGATGCCCAGGCATCAGCCTCTGCCCCCTCCAGCCCCTCGCCGCTGCAAGCAGAGTCCCCATCCTCCCCTCCGGCTATAGTGGTCAAGGAATGAAGACGGGGAGCGGGGCGGCCGGGAGGACGCCGCTGCTGTTGCTCCCTCGGCAAAAGCCCCCTGGGTTGGAACCAGCCGCCCAGGCAGCCACGTTCCTCGGAGGACAGGACTGCACGgcaccttcctcctcttcctcactgAGGACTAGCCGCCTCCCGAGACCAACCGCTGCggagcccctcccctccctccgggACACTCCGGTCTCGCTCGCCTGCAGCAACCGCAGCGCCCCCGCCGGGCCCCGTCGAAAGGACAAGGACGCGCCCGCCGCCCGCTCAGCCGCcaacgccgccgccgccactaccGCCACGGTCACAGAGGCCGCTGCCATCTTGCGCCCTCTGAGCGGACACCCTGACAGCTGCTTccggaaggggagggagggactgTAAGGCCCGCTTCCGTTCTGCGGACATATTGAGAGAGGCGACGGGTAAGGCGCCTTGTTGGGAGTGGCCGTGGGTACGTAAGTACGTAGGTGCGCACGGGAGGAGGCGGTCACGCGGCATTTGGAGCGCCTGACGCGAGAGTGGGGCTTTAGACGTAGGCCGTAGTGGGACTAGTGTGGCCGCCATGTTGAGAGTGGCGGGAGGAGGAGCTCGTAGACACAAGAAAGCTCAAGAGACGAGACCTCCCCTTGCTCCCGGGTTAAGTGGCTCCTGCTCAAAGGCTGCCGTTGCCGGCTTGGGTGGGTGTGTCCCAGGGAGGGTCGCGGAGCTCCGAGCGACAGCCGCCTGGTGGGCGCGCCTCTTTCGACTTCTCTGCTACGTGCACGTGTGAATGGGTGGACGCGCGTTGAGCACCGAGAAGGCTGCAATTCTCCCGACTCGCTTTCCTGAGTCCTTCCAGCAACGGGTAGCCTCCCGAGTCccgactgtggagacagagcagagccatcgcgGCTTATAGCTGTTGACTGCCCTCTCCCCCAGaaacttgtctaatcctcttataGAATCGCAGagtgatcatctagtccaaccccctgcaattaggGTTGCGACCTTTGTTCTGCCAAAATATAGAACAGGATAGTGATGTTGGGGAGGATGCTCTTTTTCCACCTGATGCTGAAATGACTTCAGAGCAACCCATTGCAGTCGATTGCAGCCTAACCGGATGGCCCCTCTGAAATTTGTCACACACGCACATAATTTTGTAAATCTGTGCTTTGCTACCCAGAGCTGGAATACACGACCTTTTCCACACATATGCAATCCTGTGCAACAATGCATGCAGGAGGCGGGGGCATACAGTATTCTGATGAGGGGGTGAGCTTTATTCCACACGTTAGATTTCTGAAGGAGATTAACTAATTAactgataaaattagaggaagtagtgaccaaaaattccaacaagattgggggaaatttggagactacctgaaaaagcaattccccactgtgaaatgctgtctccatttctaagcactctgtattgggagctaaagtttgcaaggaaaatacaagaaaataaaataaggattaCACAAGagtaaactagaagagatagactgacaacctgggatgaagacaagtggaagccgtaagggaaggggaagtaacagatagtagaaatagacaagtatggacagaagaaaggaagaaagaagtattactaaaggttaatagaattgatttatatgaaatatggaactggatgttatgttttgctttgtattatttacaactgaattattgggaatataggaaggcattaattgaatgcattttgtggtttttttaggaagaatttaacatgtaattttttaacattgttattctttggttattgtttgtttgttttttattcagtgttcttttttcttttgtatagatgtaataaagtaaattaaaaaaaaaagatttctgaaggagagggggaaagggtggtTGGAAGCGCAAGCCTTGTGAGGAGCTACTTCTCCCCcgccctcctcctctctcaaatATCGTGTTCAGAACGGAGGCTACTGGACTACAGTGACACAGAACAGCTTGTTGCTAGAGCCTCGGAAGGTGTTGCTCTCTGAGGGACAGGGCCTGGTGCTCCCAGGTGGATggccacctttgttgttgttgttgttcagtcgttcagtcgtgtccgactcttcgtgacgccatggaccagagcacgccaggcacgcctatccttcactgcctctcgcagtttggccaaactcatgttagtagcttcaagaacactgtccaaccatctcatcctctgtcgtccccttctccttgtgccctccatctttcccaacatcagggtcttttctagggagtcttctcttctcatgaggtggcccaaagtactggagcctcaacttcaggatctgtccttctagtgagcactcagggctgatttctttgagaatggataggtttgatcttcttggccACCTTAACTCATGTCAAAGCTACAGGGGACTGGAAAGGACAACCTCAAACAAAGCCTTACCCTGGTTTGCTCCACCTTGGGACTAGatgagaagaggaaatgaggagaaaaaaggaaaggaaagaagtgagaggcagggggagcagcagcagcagcagcagggcggaAATAGGGAAAATACAGGGCAAACTGTGTCCTGTATTGAgtcattttacattgaaataaggGACAATCCTGTATTCTACAGGGTGGTGGCAACCCTACCTGTTACAGgtagtaggtagccgtgttggtctgccatagtcaaaacaaaataaaaaattccttccaggagcaccttagagaccaactaagtttgttcttggtatgagctttcgtgtgcatgcacgcttcttcaatgcaggaatcacagctcaataaGACTTACATATTGATATGGTTTCTTAGGAGAAGCTgtggaaaaaagaaatgaaattcacTGCCTGTTATGCTTTAAATGAAAACTATTTGAAAATGATGGAATCGTAGAATCTTAAGAGTTCGAaagtacccaagggtcatctagtccaaccccctgcagtgcaggaatctcagccaaagcattcATTCAACCTTTGTTTAAATGTCCatcacctctcgtgggagtctgttccaatgttccaatgctgaacagctcttactatcaaaaagttttttcaaatgttatttggaatctcctttcttgcaactttaagccattggttcgagtcctaccctccagagcaggagaaaacaagcatgctccctcctccaagtGCACtatcctggaggagactcttgagagtcccgtggactgcaaaaatatcaaacttatccacccttaaagaaatcagccctgagtgctcactggaagggcagatcctgaagttgaggctccagtactttggccacctcatgagaagagaaggctccctagaaaagaccctggtgttgggaaagatggagggcacaaggagaa is a window from the Lacerta agilis isolate rLacAgi1 chromosome 8, rLacAgi1.pri, whole genome shotgun sequence genome containing:
- the SDHB gene encoding succinate dehydrogenase [ubiquinone] iron-sulfur subunit, mitochondrial; translated protein: MAAASVTVAVVAAAALAAERAAGASLSFRRGPAGALRLLQVCRRAHAAAAAAAPDTQTAARIKKFAIYRWNPDNPGEKPRMQTYEVDLNKCGPMVLDALIKIKNEMDSTLTFRRSCREGICGSCAMNIGGGNSLACTTKIDTDLGKVAKIYPLPHMYVVKDLVPDLSNFYAQYKAIQPYLKKKDESKQGKEQYLQSIEDREKLDGLYECILCACCSTSCPSYWWNGDKYLGPAVLMQAYRWMIDSRDDYTEERLAQLQDPFSLYRCHTIMNCTKTCPKGLNPGKAIAEIKKMMATYKEKAATA